The following coding sequences lie in one Hippopotamus amphibius kiboko isolate mHipAmp2 chromosome 17, mHipAmp2.hap2, whole genome shotgun sequence genomic window:
- the TNFSF13 gene encoding tumor necrosis factor ligand superfamily member 13 isoform X5 has protein sequence MPASSPSLLAPKGPPGDMGGPVREPALSVALWLSWGAALGAVACAMVLLTQQTELQTLRREVTRLQRTGGPSEKEEGYPWLSLREQILEDSQHQDSGCWGKSPDGVEAQENGERSRRRRAVLTRKQKKKRSVLHLVPVNITSKEDSDVTEVMWQPALQRGGGLEAQGYVVRVWDAGVYLLYSQVLFHDVTFTMGQVVSREGQGRQETLFRCIRSMPSNPDWAYNSCYSAGTLCLFTPQEASS, from the exons ATGCCGGCCTCATCTCCTTCCTTGCTAGCCCCCAAAGGGCCCCCGGGAGACATGGGGGGCCCGGTCCGAGAGCCGGCACTCTCAGTTGCCCTCTGGTTGAGTTGGGGGGCGGCTCTGGGGGCTGTGGCTTGTGCCATGGTTCTGCTGACCCAACAAACAGAGCTGCAGACCTTAAGGAGAGAGGTGACCCGGCTGCAGAGGACCGGAGGGCCCTCCGAGAAGGAGGAAGGGTATCCGTGGCTGAGCCTCCGGGAGCAG ATCCTGGAGGACAGCCAGCACCAAGACTCAGGTTGCTGGGGAAAG AGCCCTGATGGCGTGGAAGCCCAGGAGAATGGGGAGAGATCCCGGAGAAGGAGAGCAGTGCTCACCCGTAAACAGAAGA AGAAGCGCTCAGTTCTGCATCTTGTTCCGGTTAACATCACCTCCAAGG AGGACTCTGATGTGACAGAGGTGATGTGGCAACCAGCTCTCCAGCGTGGGGGAGGCCTGGAGGCCCAAGGATATGTCGTTCGAGTCTGGGATGCTGGAGTTTATCTGCTGTACAGCCAG GTCCTTTTTCATGATGTGACTTTCACCATGGGTCAGGTGGTATCCCGGGAGggccagggaaggcaggagacTCTGTTCCGATGTATACGAAGCATGCCCTCCAACCCTGACTGGGCCTACAATAGCTGCTACAGTGCAG GTACCCTCTGCCTCTTCACTCCACAAGAAGCCTCATCCTga
- the TNFSF13 gene encoding tumor necrosis factor ligand superfamily member 13 isoform X2, whose translation MPASSPSLLAPKGPPGDMGGPVREPALSVALWLSWGAALGAVACAMVLLTQQTELQTLRREVTRLQRTGGPSEKEEGYPWLSLREQILEDSQHQDSGCWGKSPDGVEAQENGERSRRRRAVLTQKRSVLHLVPVNITSKEDSDVTEVMWQPALQRGGGLEAQGYVVRVWDAGVYLLYSQVLFHDVTFTMGQVVSREGQGRQETLFRCIRSMPSNPDWAYNSCYSAGVFHLHQGDILSVIIPRARAKLSLSPHGTFLGLVKL comes from the exons ATGCCGGCCTCATCTCCTTCCTTGCTAGCCCCCAAAGGGCCCCCGGGAGACATGGGGGGCCCGGTCCGAGAGCCGGCACTCTCAGTTGCCCTCTGGTTGAGTTGGGGGGCGGCTCTGGGGGCTGTGGCTTGTGCCATGGTTCTGCTGACCCAACAAACAGAGCTGCAGACCTTAAGGAGAGAGGTGACCCGGCTGCAGAGGACCGGAGGGCCCTCCGAGAAGGAGGAAGGGTATCCGTGGCTGAGCCTCCGGGAGCAG ATCCTGGAGGACAGCCAGCACCAAGACTCAGGTTGCTGGGGAAAG AGCCCTGATGGCGTGGAAGCCCAGGAGAATGGGGAGAGATCCCGGAGAAGGAGAGCAGTGCTCACCC AGAAGCGCTCAGTTCTGCATCTTGTTCCGGTTAACATCACCTCCAAGG AGGACTCTGATGTGACAGAGGTGATGTGGCAACCAGCTCTCCAGCGTGGGGGAGGCCTGGAGGCCCAAGGATATGTCGTTCGAGTCTGGGATGCTGGAGTTTATCTGCTGTACAGCCAG GTCCTTTTTCATGATGTGACTTTCACCATGGGTCAGGTGGTATCCCGGGAGggccagggaaggcaggagacTCTGTTCCGATGTATACGAAGCATGCCCTCCAACCCTGACTGGGCCTACAATAGCTGCTACAGTGCAG GTGTCTTCCATTTACACCAGGGGGATATTCTGAGTGTCATAATCCCCCGGGCAAGGGCGAAACTTAGCCTCTCTCCACATGGGACCTTCCTGGGGCTTGTGAAACTGTGA
- the TNFSF13 gene encoding tumor necrosis factor ligand superfamily member 13 isoform X4 produces the protein MPASSPSLLAPKGPPGDMGGPVREPALSVALWLSWGAALGAVACAMVLLTQQTELQTLRREVTRLQRTGGPSEKEEGYPWLSLREQSPDGVEAQENGERSRRRRAVLTQKRSVLHLVPVNITSKEDSDVTEVMWQPALQRGGGLEAQGYVVRVWDAGVYLLYSQVLFHDVTFTMGQVVSREGQGRQETLFRCIRSMPSNPDWAYNSCYSAGVFHLHQGDILSVIIPRARAKLSLSPHGTFLGLVKL, from the exons ATGCCGGCCTCATCTCCTTCCTTGCTAGCCCCCAAAGGGCCCCCGGGAGACATGGGGGGCCCGGTCCGAGAGCCGGCACTCTCAGTTGCCCTCTGGTTGAGTTGGGGGGCGGCTCTGGGGGCTGTGGCTTGTGCCATGGTTCTGCTGACCCAACAAACAGAGCTGCAGACCTTAAGGAGAGAGGTGACCCGGCTGCAGAGGACCGGAGGGCCCTCCGAGAAGGAGGAAGGGTATCCGTGGCTGAGCCTCCGGGAGCAG AGCCCTGATGGCGTGGAAGCCCAGGAGAATGGGGAGAGATCCCGGAGAAGGAGAGCAGTGCTCACCC AGAAGCGCTCAGTTCTGCATCTTGTTCCGGTTAACATCACCTCCAAGG AGGACTCTGATGTGACAGAGGTGATGTGGCAACCAGCTCTCCAGCGTGGGGGAGGCCTGGAGGCCCAAGGATATGTCGTTCGAGTCTGGGATGCTGGAGTTTATCTGCTGTACAGCCAG GTCCTTTTTCATGATGTGACTTTCACCATGGGTCAGGTGGTATCCCGGGAGggccagggaaggcaggagacTCTGTTCCGATGTATACGAAGCATGCCCTCCAACCCTGACTGGGCCTACAATAGCTGCTACAGTGCAG GTGTCTTCCATTTACACCAGGGGGATATTCTGAGTGTCATAATCCCCCGGGCAAGGGCGAAACTTAGCCTCTCTCCACATGGGACCTTCCTGGGGCTTGTGAAACTGTGA
- the TNFSF13 gene encoding tumor necrosis factor ligand superfamily member 13 isoform X1: MPASSPSLLAPKGPPGDMGGPVREPALSVALWLSWGAALGAVACAMVLLTQQTELQTLRREVTRLQRTGGPSEKEEGYPWLSLREQILEDSQHQDSGCWGKSPDGVEAQENGERSRRRRAVLTRKQKKKRSVLHLVPVNITSKEDSDVTEVMWQPALQRGGGLEAQGYVVRVWDAGVYLLYSQVLFHDVTFTMGQVVSREGQGRQETLFRCIRSMPSNPDWAYNSCYSAGVFHLHQGDILSVIIPRARAKLSLSPHGTFLGLVKL; the protein is encoded by the exons ATGCCGGCCTCATCTCCTTCCTTGCTAGCCCCCAAAGGGCCCCCGGGAGACATGGGGGGCCCGGTCCGAGAGCCGGCACTCTCAGTTGCCCTCTGGTTGAGTTGGGGGGCGGCTCTGGGGGCTGTGGCTTGTGCCATGGTTCTGCTGACCCAACAAACAGAGCTGCAGACCTTAAGGAGAGAGGTGACCCGGCTGCAGAGGACCGGAGGGCCCTCCGAGAAGGAGGAAGGGTATCCGTGGCTGAGCCTCCGGGAGCAG ATCCTGGAGGACAGCCAGCACCAAGACTCAGGTTGCTGGGGAAAG AGCCCTGATGGCGTGGAAGCCCAGGAGAATGGGGAGAGATCCCGGAGAAGGAGAGCAGTGCTCACCCGTAAACAGAAGA AGAAGCGCTCAGTTCTGCATCTTGTTCCGGTTAACATCACCTCCAAGG AGGACTCTGATGTGACAGAGGTGATGTGGCAACCAGCTCTCCAGCGTGGGGGAGGCCTGGAGGCCCAAGGATATGTCGTTCGAGTCTGGGATGCTGGAGTTTATCTGCTGTACAGCCAG GTCCTTTTTCATGATGTGACTTTCACCATGGGTCAGGTGGTATCCCGGGAGggccagggaaggcaggagacTCTGTTCCGATGTATACGAAGCATGCCCTCCAACCCTGACTGGGCCTACAATAGCTGCTACAGTGCAG GTGTCTTCCATTTACACCAGGGGGATATTCTGAGTGTCATAATCCCCCGGGCAAGGGCGAAACTTAGCCTCTCTCCACATGGGACCTTCCTGGGGCTTGTGAAACTGTGA
- the TNFSF13 gene encoding tumor necrosis factor ligand superfamily member 13 isoform X3: MPASSPSLLAPKGPPGDMGGPVREPALSVALWLSWGAALGAVACAMVLLTQQTELQTLRREVTRLQRTGGPSEKEEGYPWLSLREQSPDGVEAQENGERSRRRRAVLTRKQKKKRSVLHLVPVNITSKEDSDVTEVMWQPALQRGGGLEAQGYVVRVWDAGVYLLYSQVLFHDVTFTMGQVVSREGQGRQETLFRCIRSMPSNPDWAYNSCYSAGVFHLHQGDILSVIIPRARAKLSLSPHGTFLGLVKL; this comes from the exons ATGCCGGCCTCATCTCCTTCCTTGCTAGCCCCCAAAGGGCCCCCGGGAGACATGGGGGGCCCGGTCCGAGAGCCGGCACTCTCAGTTGCCCTCTGGTTGAGTTGGGGGGCGGCTCTGGGGGCTGTGGCTTGTGCCATGGTTCTGCTGACCCAACAAACAGAGCTGCAGACCTTAAGGAGAGAGGTGACCCGGCTGCAGAGGACCGGAGGGCCCTCCGAGAAGGAGGAAGGGTATCCGTGGCTGAGCCTCCGGGAGCAG AGCCCTGATGGCGTGGAAGCCCAGGAGAATGGGGAGAGATCCCGGAGAAGGAGAGCAGTGCTCACCCGTAAACAGAAGA AGAAGCGCTCAGTTCTGCATCTTGTTCCGGTTAACATCACCTCCAAGG AGGACTCTGATGTGACAGAGGTGATGTGGCAACCAGCTCTCCAGCGTGGGGGAGGCCTGGAGGCCCAAGGATATGTCGTTCGAGTCTGGGATGCTGGAGTTTATCTGCTGTACAGCCAG GTCCTTTTTCATGATGTGACTTTCACCATGGGTCAGGTGGTATCCCGGGAGggccagggaaggcaggagacTCTGTTCCGATGTATACGAAGCATGCCCTCCAACCCTGACTGGGCCTACAATAGCTGCTACAGTGCAG GTGTCTTCCATTTACACCAGGGGGATATTCTGAGTGTCATAATCCCCCGGGCAAGGGCGAAACTTAGCCTCTCTCCACATGGGACCTTCCTGGGGCTTGTGAAACTGTGA
- the TNFSF12 gene encoding tumor necrosis factor ligand superfamily member 12 isoform X1 has protein sequence MAARRSQRRRGRRGEPGTALLAPLVLGLGLALACLGLLLAVVSLGSRASLSAQQEPSQGELVAEEDPDPLDLNPQTEERQDTVPFLKLVRPRRSASKGRKPRARRAIAAHYEVHPRPGQDGAQAGVDGTVSGWEEAKINSSNPLRYDRQSGQFMVTRAGLYYLYCQVHFDEGKAVYLKLDLLVDDTLALRCLEEFSATAASSLGPQLRLCQVSGLLPLRPGSSLRIRTLPWAHLKAAPFLTYFGLFQVH, from the exons atggCCGCCCGTCGGAGCCAGAGGCGGAGGGGGCGCCGGGGGGAGCCGGGCACCGCCCTGCTGGCCCCGCTCgtgctgggcctgggcctggctctGGCCTGCCTTGGCCTCCTGCTGGCCGTGGTCAGCCTGGGGAGTCGGGCATCGCTGTCTGCCCAG CAGGAGCCTTCCCAGGGGGAGCTGGTGGCAGAGGAGGACCCGGACCCGCTG GACCTGAATCCCCAGACAGAGGAGCGCCAGGATACTGTGCCTTTCCTGAAACTGGTTCGGCCTCGCAGAAGTG CATCTAAAGGCCGGAAACCACGGGCACGCAGAGCAATTGCAGCCCACTATGAAG TTCACCCACGACCGGGACAGGACGGAGCACAGGCGG GTGTGGACGGGACGGTGAGTGGCTGGGAGGAGGCCAAAATCAACAGCTCCAACCCACTGCGCTATGACCGCCAGAGCGGGCAATTTATGGTCACCCGGGCTGGGCTGTACTACCTGTACTGTCAG gtgcACTTTGATGAGGGCAAGGCTGTCTACCTGAAGCTGGACTTGCTGGTGGATGACACGCTGGCCCTGCGCTGCCTGGAGGAGTTCTCGGCCACGGCGGCCAGTTCCCTCGGGCCCCAGCTCCGTCTCTGCCAGGTGTCCGGGCTGTTGCCCCTGCGGCCGGGGTCCTCCCTGCGGATCCGCACCCTCCCCTGGGCCCATCTCAAGGCTGCCCCCTTCCTCACCTACTTTGGACTCTTCCAAGTTCACTGA
- the TNFSF12 gene encoding tumor necrosis factor ligand superfamily member 12 isoform X2 — protein sequence MAARRSQRRRGRRGEPGTALLAPLVLGLGLALACLGLLLAVVSLGSRASLSAQEPSQGELVAEEDPDPLDLNPQTEERQDTVPFLKLVRPRRSASKGRKPRARRAIAAHYEVHPRPGQDGAQAGVDGTVSGWEEAKINSSNPLRYDRQSGQFMVTRAGLYYLYCQVHFDEGKAVYLKLDLLVDDTLALRCLEEFSATAASSLGPQLRLCQVSGLLPLRPGSSLRIRTLPWAHLKAAPFLTYFGLFQVH from the exons atggCCGCCCGTCGGAGCCAGAGGCGGAGGGGGCGCCGGGGGGAGCCGGGCACCGCCCTGCTGGCCCCGCTCgtgctgggcctgggcctggctctGGCCTGCCTTGGCCTCCTGCTGGCCGTGGTCAGCCTGGGGAGTCGGGCATCGCTGTCTGCCCAG GAGCCTTCCCAGGGGGAGCTGGTGGCAGAGGAGGACCCGGACCCGCTG GACCTGAATCCCCAGACAGAGGAGCGCCAGGATACTGTGCCTTTCCTGAAACTGGTTCGGCCTCGCAGAAGTG CATCTAAAGGCCGGAAACCACGGGCACGCAGAGCAATTGCAGCCCACTATGAAG TTCACCCACGACCGGGACAGGACGGAGCACAGGCGG GTGTGGACGGGACGGTGAGTGGCTGGGAGGAGGCCAAAATCAACAGCTCCAACCCACTGCGCTATGACCGCCAGAGCGGGCAATTTATGGTCACCCGGGCTGGGCTGTACTACCTGTACTGTCAG gtgcACTTTGATGAGGGCAAGGCTGTCTACCTGAAGCTGGACTTGCTGGTGGATGACACGCTGGCCCTGCGCTGCCTGGAGGAGTTCTCGGCCACGGCGGCCAGTTCCCTCGGGCCCCAGCTCCGTCTCTGCCAGGTGTCCGGGCTGTTGCCCCTGCGGCCGGGGTCCTCCCTGCGGATCCGCACCCTCCCCTGGGCCCATCTCAAGGCTGCCCCCTTCCTCACCTACTTTGGACTCTTCCAAGTTCACTGA